A region of Nerophis ophidion isolate RoL-2023_Sa linkage group LG28, RoL_Noph_v1.0, whole genome shotgun sequence DNA encodes the following proteins:
- the LOC133545578 gene encoding gastrula zinc finger protein XlCGF57.1-like isoform X2 gives MCERTTSKYEEELCPTKEEKERQHQLLDVYYKKHHQVVFHRTDVCEEQLLPEKQECSFRMVMEDPSKRKSRCHGPSGVSFSSLTQTLPCKKEEEESMTPHIKEEEEDRDPPHIKEEEEEHCISQPQWLEEFPVTDVPVKSEDDEVKGESEERGGGEPPSSSSTQHMTTEADGDHCGGSQADKLLAPLSDSEDTTSHSPDTDDEDSKDDKTCHTDNTHFKCSYCDKTFKLPCYLKRHMKIHTGEKPFICSICGKGFVESHNLKVHIRIHTGEKPFICSICGKRFVVSHNLKVHMTTHTGEKKFFCSTCGKGFTLSQCLKVHMRTHNSEKKFSCSTCGKGFTHSQHLKRHMRTHTGEKTFSCSTCGKGFTHSHDLKVHLRTHTGEKPFYCSTCGKGFTQSQTLKRHKRTHTGEKPFSCSICNRSFCDRSNIVAHMRTHPGEKVLSCSVCGERFSYKKQCKKHKCAGENSSSK, from the exons atgtgcgaaagaacgacatcaaagtatgaggaggaattgtgtccaacaaaagaggagaaggagcgacaacatcaactactggatgtttattataagaaacatcatcaagttgtgtttcatagaacag acgtctgtgaagaacaacttctgcctgaaaaacaggagtgtagcttcaggatggtgaTGGAGGATCCATCGAAGAGGAAGAGCAGGTGTcacggaccctctggcgtctccttttcctctttgacacagacccttccctgtaaaaaggaagaggaagaatCAAtgaccccccacattaaagaggaagaggaggaccgaGACCCACCGcatattaaagaggaagaggaggaacactgCATCAGTCAGCCtcaatggttggaggagttcccagtgactgatgtccctgtgaagagtgaagatgatgaggtcaaaggtgaaagtgaggagaggggagggggggagcctccaagcagcagctcaacacaacacatgacaacagaagctgatggagaccactgtggaggatcacaagcagacaagctcttagctccactatcagatagtgaggacacaacgtcacactctcctgacactgatgatgaagactctaaagatgataagacatgtcacactgacaacactcacttcaaatgttcttactgtgacaaaacctttaaattaCCTTgttatctgaaaagacacatgaaaatacacactggagaaaaacctttcatatgttcaatatgtggtaaaggttttgtagaaagtcacaatttgaaagtacacattagaatacacactggtgaaaaaccttttatctgttcaatctgtggtaaacgttttgttgtaagtcacaatttgaaagtgcacatgacaacacacactggtgaaaaaaagtttttctgttcaacctgtggtaaaggttttacactaAGTCaatgtttgaaagtacacatgagaacacacaatagtgaaaaaaagttttcctgttcaacctgtggtaaaggttttacacacagtcaacatttgaaaagacacatgagaacacacactggagaaaaaactttttcctgttcaacctgtggtaaaggttttacacacagtcatgatttgaaagtacacttgagaacacacactggtgaaaaacctttttactgttcaacctgtggtaaaggttttacacaaagtcagactttgaaaagacacaagagaacacacactggtgaaaaacctttttcctgttcaatttgcaacagaagcttttgtgaccgatcaaacattgtagcacacatgagaacacacccaggagagaaagtgttgagttgcagtgtgtgtggtgaaagattctcttataagaagcagtgtaagaaacacaagtgtgctggtgagaacagcagcagcaaatga